GTTGATTGCCCGAATCATCTAGTTTGGACTAATCTTCATTTTCCTGCAACAGGCTCTCATGTTTCGAAAATTTTGGGGTGAGAAGGCTGAGCTTCGGAGATTTCAAGATGGTAAAATTGCAGAAAGCACAGGTGAGAAAGTCATGGTCCTTTATTGGCTGATTTGAGAATTAAGTTGTGTAATTGCCCCTTCAGACTCTATTCTTCAATCCAAATTGGAAAGCTTAGCTTGACTGCTACCCCCTTTTTTCTAGTATGGGAGAGCAAACAGGGGACAAGACATCTCATTTTAAAAGGAATTATTGAATTTTTACTGGGACGCCATCTTTCTTTATCGAAAAAGGATATTGTCCCAGTAGTGGATCAGCTTGATTTCTGTTTGCTACATGATGGTAAAGGTAATCGTATTAACCATTAAATGCTTGctcttttttgtttgtttgtttgtttttgccTTTTGTGGTTATTCATGCAATGCATGCATTGATATCATTTTCCCAGACCCGGTATCACATTCTGTAAAACTGCTTGGAACTTTTGAAGCATTGTCTAAACGATTGCGTTCCATTGAAGATGTTCCCTTGAAGATATCTAGTGTGCAGCCTCTTGATTctggtattttttattttttatttttaattataaaagctTATCCTTTTATGATCTTTTTTAAATCTTTTGTGGAATTTTGTTGCGGTTGGGCTCTAAGGGATATATTCTGCATGTGCTTTGAGGCAAAGGATAAACTGGTTCCTTCTGTTTGAGTAAGCAGTCATGATTTTTGGCATAATTTATCACATTCGCAGCTTTCAGGTTTACTTCTGTATTTCCTCCTGAACCTCATCCTCTGGCAAATAAAAAGGTGGATGTGGCAAGGTTACATAATTTGACCCCATTCTGCGTTCAGTCACTTGAAGTTATGATTCAGGCATGTTATTATTTCGTCAAGTCATTTTCCCCCTCTTTCATCATATTCAAACAgttgaattattatttatttatttttgtttctgaTGATATAGTTGGAAGGTTCTGGGAGTTGGCCAATGGATGATGTCCTAATTGAGAAAACTAAATCAGTTTTCCTTCTGAAAATTGCAGAAAGGTAAGTCATTATATCAGCATTTATCCCTAGGCTatgttaaatatatgaaaaatgtttctttttttttttttttttttttgacaaatctAGTTAATGAAGTGTTACGGCAGTCTTCAGGATAACTGGGGGATAACATGTACTGCTACTGAGGAAGATGTGGATGTTTTCATGGATGGATATGCATTTCGTCTTAGAATTTTGCATGAGAGAGGCCTAAGCCTGGTGAATAAAGAAAGTATGAACTCTCATCCTGATCCGTGAATTCTTTATTCTTGAACTATTGTCATGTAGAGTTACATATTTCATTTCTTTGTAGTTGGAGGTGACCAAATGAAGCGGGTTTCATCTGCTGATAAAATGCTTTTTGTTCGTAGTCAACATGCAAGCATGATAAATGGATTACAGTTCCGTTACCCGATATTTGGGCCGGTTGTTAGGTGCCAAATTGACTCGTTTTAGCTTGTGGAGTTCTTTCTTTtggatttaattatttaaatttattttatctgGTTGAAATAAAAGATTCTGAATCCTTAATCATGTTGATTTTGTTTTAATGTTTGCGAAGGCTTGCAAAACGGTGGCTTGCTTCACATCTCTTTTCAGCTTGCTTGGCAGAAGAGGCTGCTGAGCTATTAGTTGCCTACCTCTTTTTGAAGCCTCTACCATTTAATGTTCCCTGTTCGCGGATCACTGGATTTTTAAGGTTGACTTCTCTCTGTCACTTTGAAGTTTCATTTGAAATAGTCAATCTTGAAGTTTTCTTATTTTATGCAAATAAGGTAGTAAACCTGTGCCATACTTAACCACATTATGTTGTATGATTAAGCTGTGCTTGAATATAAATTTCTAGTTTTGATTTAATATGGGATTTGCTATTGCAATATATTGAAGTTGCAATTactataattataaaatgattagGATTTATCCTATTTCATAGACATTGTCAGGTGACGTATATAGGTCTTTGCTGTTGATTGATTCAGCAACACTTTGAAACTGCTGTGAAGGGACTACATAAACTGACAGTTAATGTTCCTTTGCTTTTCCCTTTTTTATACCTTGAATATCAGGTTCTTGCGGCTACTAGCTGAACATGATTGGGCTTTTTCTCCATTGGTTGTTGATATAAATGGTGATCTGAGCGAAAATGATGAGAAAGAGATTGATGTAAGTTTTGCAGTTTggaaaatgattaataattaagagTATATGATGTTTTTCTTTCATGTTTGTTCTTTATTAAGCAGTAACTAATTTGTACGCTGCTTGTCTAGGATAACTTTACGCAAAGTAGAAAAGCTTACGAAGAAAACCCCCAAAACGAAAGCAAGGCCATGTTCCTGGCTACTGCTTATGACAAGGCATCTGAAGCTTGGACTAGATGCTCACCAAATCCATTGGTTAGTGATCCCTTTGAATTGAATTTGGTTGCATTAACTCCATTTACCTTCAGGCTTTAGTAATAGTAGTAGTAGAACTGCTTATATCTTTCACCTAATGTGTTTTCTTTTTTATGCAAAAGGAGCTCAAAAGGTTGGCGGCTTACGCTCGAAGCAGTGCAAGCTTGTTGACAAAACTCATATTGCAAAATCAGACTGATTCCGGTGGATGGGAGGTGCATTATACACTTATTGACTTTTGGTATTCCATTCCTGTTTTTCTGCTATTGCATTGTTTCTAAACCTATACTTATATTGGCCATTTTTGGCTTGCAGTGCCTTCTCCGAACTCCACTGAGCCTCTATGATGCTGTAATACTTCTCCATGGAGATAGATTACCTTACCCAAAACGTCTTCTCTTCACATCTGAACTGGACCAAGGTATATTCCTTGGAGGCAAAGGTTTTCATTTTTCACCACTATTATATTAGTTTGATTTTATCAATTTCTTCCTGTCGAATTATTAGTAATATAAATACTGTTCTGGTCAGGGCGGCATGTGGCTCATGGCAATGCTAGCACTTGTTTCCACCCCTTCCTATTGCCTTCCGATATGAAGGGTAGTAGCTTAGAGCAACTTAAAACCAAGCTAATGGTAAACTTTGATCCACTAAGGTGCTTTGTTGGAGATGTAGAGGTAAGTATTTAAGAAAAAAGCTTAGATGTCGATCTTAGCATCTCAATCTTTTGTGCTTACATATCCTTTTACTTCCGTAGAAAGGGTTCTCCAACAGATTGAAGTTATGGTATGATTCATTAGGAGGTGATGCTATCGGTCTAACATGGGAACGGTCAAAGGTATGATGA
This is a stretch of genomic DNA from Gossypium arboreum isolate Shixiya-1 chromosome 11, ASM2569848v2, whole genome shotgun sequence. It encodes these proteins:
- the LOC108474008 gene encoding uncharacterized protein LOC108474008 isoform X2 translates to METETCIDSMDFKVQELLKEARLECSSALTKLVDDTVSAIKSAIDKIPEDLQVTADWAPGFVRDIGADKAEFKFKKPKSIEIGGSYSIGCIAKPDVNVDLLLRLPKECFHEKDYLNYRYHAKRCLYLCVIKKHLKSSSSIQKVEWSALQNEARKPVLVVYPAANLGEVPGLFIRIIPTATSLFDLSKLNMKRNNVRALNAGDDPQPTPIYNCSILEDMYLEEKSNFVKKTFSGWKELGEALILLKVWARLRSSIYVHDCLNGFLISIIVSYLVAKNKINRDMMPMGIFRATLKFIETDPLWKHGLYFPMSDQNASSKGNEQLNSSTRFNLAFRISSVAYPELQDEVALTLRCLEKCRDGGFEEIFTTKIDNAAKYDYCVRLNLKGNSEVYSLGFCLDEECWRVYEQDVHSLLNQGLTDRAKFIRVIWRNTYSDFNVENGLSALDSEPLFVGISVSSVEKAFRVVDIGPNAEKKDEALMFRKFWGEKAELRRFQDGKIAESTVWESKQGTRHLILKGIIEFLLGRHLSLSKKDIVPVVDQLDFCLLHDGKDPVSHSVKLLGTFEALSKRLRSIEDVPLKISSVQPLDSAFRFTSVFPPEPHPLANKKVDVARLHNLTPFCVQSLEVMIQLEGSGSWPMDDVLIEKTKSVFLLKIAESLQDNWGITCTATEEDVDVFMDGYAFRLRILHERGLSLVNKEIGGDQMKRVSSADKMLFVRSQHASMINGLQFRYPIFGPVVRLAKRWLASHLFSACLAEEAAELLVAYLFLKPLPFNVPCSRITGFLRFLRLLAEHDWAFSPLVVDINGDLSENDEKEIDDNFTQSRKAYEENPQNESKAMFLATAYDKASEAWTRCSPNPLELKRLAAYARSSASLLTKLILQNQTDSGGWECLLRTPLSLYDAVILLHGDRLPYPKRLLFTSELDQGRHVAHGNASTCFHPFLLPSDMKGSSLEQLKTKLMVNFDPLRCFVGDVEKGFSNRLKLWYDSLGGDAIGLTWERSKKREREAEETAEKYPVDLLRNIGELGEGFVRDVYLLKAPKLSS
- the LOC108474008 gene encoding uncharacterized protein LOC108474008 isoform X1, whose amino-acid sequence is METETCIDSMDFKVQELLKEARLECSSALTKLVDDTVSAIKSAIDKIPEDLQVTADWAPGFVRDIGADKAEFKFKKPKSIEIGGSYSIGCIAKPDVNVDLLLRLPKECFHEKDYLNYRYHAKRCLYLCVIKKHLKSSSSIQKVEWSALQNEARKPVLVVYPAANLGEVPGLFIRIIPTATSLFDLSKLNMKRNNVRALNAGDDPQPTPIYNCSILEDMYLEEKSNFVKKTFSGWKELGEALILLKVWARLRSSIYVHDCLNGFLISIIVSYLVAKNKINRDMMPMGIFRATLKFIETDPLWKHGLYFPMSDQNASSKGNEQLNSSTRFNLAFRISSVAYPELQDEVALTLRCLEKCRDGGFEEIFTTKIDNAAKYDYCVRLNLKGNSEVYSLGFCLDEECWRVYEQDVHSLLNQGLTDRAKFIRVIWRNTYSDFNVENGLSALDSEPLFVGISVSSVEKAFRVVDIGPNAEKKDEALMFRKFWGEKAELRRFQDGKIAESTVWESKQGTRHLILKGIIEFLLGRHLSLSKKDIVPVVDQLDFCLLHDGKDPVSHSVKLLGTFEALSKRLRSIEDVPLKISSVQPLDSAFRFTSVFPPEPHPLANKKVDVARLHNLTPFCVQSLEVMIQLEGSGSWPMDDVLIEKTKSVFLLKIAESLQDNWGITCTATEEDVDVFMDGYAFRLRILHERGLSLVNKEIGGDQMKRVSSADKMLFVRSQHASMINGLQFRYPIFGPVVRLAKRWLASHLFSACLAEEAAELLVAYLFLKPLPFNVPCSRITGFLRFLRLLAEHDWAFSPLVVDINGDLSENDEKEIDDNFTQSRKAYEENPQNESKAMFLATAYDKASEAWTRCSPNPLELKRLAAYARSSASLLTKLILQNQTDSGGWECLLRTPLSLYDAVILLHGDRLPYPKRLLFTSELDQGIFLGGKGRHVAHGNASTCFHPFLLPSDMKGSSLEQLKTKLMVNFDPLRCFVGDVEKGFSNRLKLWYDSLGGDAIGLTWERSKKREREAEETAEKYPVDLLRNIGELGEGFVRDVYLLKAPKLSS